The proteins below are encoded in one region of Halogranum gelatinilyticum:
- a CDS encoding TrkH family potassium uptake protein, whose product MRTRVDWRVSVGLVGTVLKWLWVPLVLPLALALYDGTPLRPFALTMAGTLALGFGLERVTTSRDLREREAFLMVALTWLGVAFVGAVPFVLAGNGTIADPTNALFEAMSGITTTGATVVVDFEAHSRAMFLWRAILQWLGGLGILVLATAVLSQLGVGGAQLMETESQTRDVNKLTPRISETAGLLWRVYLGLTALQVAVLMALHLVGLAPEMTLYDAVAHAFTTVSTSGFSPRAESIAAFSPAVQWAIIPFMIIGATNFILIYVVLRGNVGRLRESDEFRFYISLLGLFTIGVAGVLVLEGGPYSNPEEVLRHALFQVVSIVTTTGYASTNFDLWSSGAKHLLFVCMFVGGMAGSTTCSIKTVRWLVVVKAFRRDLFVASNPSVVRPVRLSGSVVDEDTIRDIYAYTLVSLLVFIVATVIVAVNASRSRVDVTEFEAMGAAASTFFNVGPAFGIAGPFASYEPFSRTTTLLMTFLMWLGRIEIIPVLVILTPSYWRS is encoded by the coding sequence ATGAGGACCCGAGTCGACTGGCGAGTGAGCGTCGGGTTGGTCGGGACGGTCCTGAAGTGGCTGTGGGTCCCGCTCGTCCTTCCGCTCGCACTGGCACTCTACGACGGGACACCACTACGGCCGTTCGCGCTCACGATGGCCGGAACCCTCGCGCTCGGGTTCGGGTTGGAGCGGGTGACGACGAGCCGCGACCTCCGCGAGCGGGAGGCGTTCTTGATGGTCGCGCTGACCTGGCTCGGCGTCGCGTTCGTCGGTGCCGTCCCGTTCGTCCTCGCCGGAAACGGCACCATCGCCGACCCGACCAACGCGCTGTTCGAGGCGATGAGCGGCATCACGACGACGGGCGCGACGGTCGTCGTCGACTTCGAGGCGCACTCGCGGGCGATGTTCCTGTGGCGAGCGATACTGCAGTGGCTCGGCGGTCTCGGCATCCTTGTGCTGGCGACGGCCGTGCTCTCACAGCTCGGCGTCGGTGGCGCGCAGCTCATGGAGACCGAATCCCAGACTCGCGACGTCAACAAGCTCACCCCGCGTATCTCGGAGACTGCGGGGCTGCTCTGGCGGGTCTATCTCGGCCTGACGGCGTTGCAGGTGGCCGTCCTGATGGCCCTGCATCTCGTCGGACTCGCACCCGAGATGACGCTCTACGACGCGGTCGCCCACGCGTTCACGACGGTTTCGACCAGCGGCTTCTCGCCACGGGCGGAGAGCATCGCCGCGTTCTCGCCCGCGGTCCAGTGGGCGATCATCCCCTTCATGATCATCGGCGCGACGAACTTCATCCTCATCTACGTCGTCCTCCGCGGCAACGTCGGCCGCCTGCGCGAGAGCGACGAGTTCCGCTTCTACATCTCGCTTTTGGGGCTGTTTACCATCGGCGTCGCGGGCGTGCTCGTCCTCGAAGGCGGACCCTACTCGAATCCCGAAGAGGTCCTCCGCCACGCGCTCTTTCAGGTCGTTTCCATCGTGACGACGACGGGCTACGCGAGCACGAACTTCGACCTCTGGTCGTCGGGCGCGAAACATCTGCTGTTCGTCTGTATGTTCGTCGGCGGGATGGCCGGCAGTACGACCTGTTCCATCAAGACGGTGCGCTGGCTGGTCGTGGTCAAAGCGTTCCGCCGGGACCTGTTCGTCGCCTCGAATCCCAGCGTCGTCCGACCGGTTCGGCTGAGCGGCAGCGTCGTCGACGAGGATACCATCCGAGACATCTACGCCTACACGCTCGTCAGCCTGCTCGTCTTCATCGTCGCGACGGTGATCGTCGCGGTCAACGCCTCGCGGAGTCGCGTCGACGTCACCGAGTTCGAGGCGATGGGGGCGGCGGCCTCGACGTTCTTCAACGTCGGCCCGGCGTTCGGTATCGCGGGACCGTTCGCGAGTTACGAGCCCTTCTCGCGGACGACGACGCTGCTCATGACCTTCCTGATGTGGCTCGGCAGGATCGAGATCATCCCCGTGCTGGTCATCTTGACGCCCTCGTACTGGCGGTCGTAA
- a CDS encoding long-chain fatty acid--CoA ligase, with protein sequence MAGTTDQTLRPFLWRASRLFPDQEIVSRTHEGMQRFTYSEYEERVGQLANALAAAGVGEGDRVATFSWNHHWHFETYFAAPSMGAQLHTINPLLPDHHIQYIVENANDSVVLVDPSLLPKLEAAVTAEGGEEAFASVDQFVVVGSEVPDTSLDIVDYDSFVGGHDTEYDWPAVSEEQPAGMCYTSGTTGKPKGVEYTQQMLWAHTMASLPQTGLDIGASDVVMPVVPMFHVNAWGLPFTTTAAGAKHVYPGPSPTPEDLAKLIEEEGVTMTAGVPTVWLGLLDYLDEHDADLSSLERIVIGGSAAPPSVIRRFDEEYDVDVLHAWGMSEMSPVGTVSHLKPEMQDWPKEEQYEKRAKQGLFVPGLEYRVVDDDGNEVPENGEDFGELWVRGPWVVTEYFKRPDANEEDFVDAPDGKWLKTGDVVTIDPDGYMELVDRAKDVIKSGGEWISSVELENTLMAHDDVAEATVIGVPHERWQERPVAFVVPKQGADEAALKADLQAMVKDEFPKWWAPDEVVFIDEVPKTATGKFDKKVLRDEYDDESLVSGKTPDDAAPGQD encoded by the coding sequence ATGGCAGGCACGACTGACCAGACTCTGCGGCCGTTCTTGTGGCGGGCGAGTCGACTGTTCCCCGACCAGGAGATCGTCTCGCGGACCCACGAGGGGATGCAACGGTTCACCTACAGCGAGTACGAGGAGCGTGTGGGACAGCTCGCGAACGCGCTCGCCGCGGCTGGCGTCGGCGAGGGCGACCGGGTCGCGACGTTCTCGTGGAACCACCACTGGCACTTCGAGACCTACTTCGCCGCGCCGAGCATGGGTGCGCAGCTCCACACCATCAACCCCCTCCTTCCCGACCACCACATCCAGTACATCGTCGAGAACGCGAACGACTCGGTGGTCCTCGTCGACCCGTCGCTCCTCCCGAAGCTGGAGGCGGCGGTCACCGCCGAGGGCGGCGAGGAGGCGTTCGCCTCCGTCGACCAGTTCGTCGTCGTCGGCAGCGAGGTTCCCGACACCTCCCTCGACATCGTCGACTACGACTCCTTCGTCGGCGGCCACGACACTGAGTACGACTGGCCCGCAGTGAGCGAAGAACAGCCAGCCGGGATGTGTTACACCTCCGGCACCACGGGCAAGCCGAAGGGCGTCGAGTACACCCAGCAAATGCTCTGGGCGCACACGATGGCCTCCTTGCCGCAGACGGGTCTCGACATCGGCGCGTCCGACGTGGTGATGCCGGTGGTCCCGATGTTCCACGTCAACGCCTGGGGACTGCCGTTCACGACGACCGCGGCGGGCGCGAAACACGTCTACCCCGGCCCGTCGCCGACGCCGGAGGACCTCGCGAAGCTCATCGAGGAGGAGGGCGTGACCATGACCGCGGGCGTCCCGACGGTCTGGCTCGGCCTGCTCGACTATCTCGACGAGCACGACGCGGACCTCTCCTCCTTGGAGCGCATCGTCATCGGCGGCAGCGCGGCCCCGCCGTCGGTCATCCGCCGCTTCGACGAGGAGTACGACGTCGACGTGCTCCACGCGTGGGGGATGTCGGAGATGTCGCCCGTCGGCACCGTCTCGCATCTCAAACCCGAGATGCAGGACTGGCCGAAGGAGGAGCAGTACGAGAAGCGGGCCAAGCAGGGCCTGTTCGTCCCCGGGCTGGAGTACCGCGTCGTCGACGACGACGGCAACGAAGTACCGGAAAACGGCGAGGACTTCGGCGAGCTGTGGGTCCGTGGTCCGTGGGTCGTCACGGAGTACTTCAAACGGCCCGACGCCAACGAGGAGGACTTCGTGGACGCGCCGGACGGAAAGTGGCTCAAGACGGGCGACGTGGTCACCATCGACCCCGACGGCTACATGGAACTCGTCGACCGCGCGAAGGACGTCATCAAGAGCGGCGGCGAGTGGATCTCCTCCGTCGAACTGGAGAACACGCTCATGGCCCACGACGACGTCGCCGAGGCGACCGTCATCGGCGTGCCGCACGAGCGGTGGCAGGAGCGGCCCGTGGCGTTCGTCGTGCCGAAGCAGGGAGCCGACGAGGCGGCCCTGAAGGCCGACCTGCAGGCGATGGTCAAAGACGAGTTCCCGAAGTGGTGGGCACCGGACGAGGTCGTCTTCATCGACGAGGTGCCGAAGACGGCGACCGGGAAATTCGACAAGAAGGTGCTGCGTGACGAGTACGACGACGAATCGCTGGTCTCGGGGAAGACGCCCGACGACGCCGCGCCTGGGCAGGACTGA
- the menE gene encoding o-succinylbenzoate--CoA ligase produces MNDWLAHRARATPDATALVWAETGDEWTYAALDDAVDDLAGRLAGLGIGPDDHLGMLLSTRVEAVRVVHAAMRLGATLVPLNTRLTPRELDDQVELADVTAVVCGEATEQLAVEATDAAESVPLVSLDEPQWEHVEPLSAASSEPFDRADWADDDRLLLLFTSGTTGDPKAVTLTYGNIYSSAVASAFRLGILPEDRWLVPLSLYHMGGLAPLYRSTLYGSTVVLRGEFEPGPTADDVDSYDVTGVSLVPTMLKRMLDSRGTLADSLRFVLLGGAPAPDSLVERCRDYHVPVCPTYGMTETASQISTARTQEAVEQLGTVGQPLFGTDVTVVDEDGEPVDQGELGEFVVSGPTVTPGYYHNPEATEAAFSQLGLHTGDVGYRDEAGRLYVRNRKDDRIITGGENVDPGEVVAVLREHPGIEDAAVVGLPDEEWGEKVAALVVARDDELTAEEVEEHCRERLAGYKLPRLVDFTDELPRTASGTVERAAVREILTAPDRVDVADAEETAAGDASPKAAGETDERESRDETASRDGDDDAL; encoded by the coding sequence ATGAACGACTGGCTCGCCCACCGCGCTCGGGCCACGCCCGACGCGACCGCGCTCGTCTGGGCCGAGACGGGCGACGAGTGGACTTACGCCGCCCTCGACGACGCCGTCGACGACCTCGCGGGCCGCCTCGCGGGACTCGGCATCGGTCCCGACGACCATCTCGGGATGCTGCTGTCGACACGGGTCGAAGCCGTCCGGGTCGTCCACGCGGCGATGCGGCTCGGGGCGACGCTCGTCCCGCTGAACACGCGGCTGACGCCGCGGGAACTCGACGACCAGGTCGAGCTGGCCGACGTGACCGCCGTCGTCTGCGGCGAGGCGACCGAACAGCTCGCCGTCGAGGCCACCGACGCGGCCGAGTCGGTCCCCCTCGTCTCGCTCGACGAACCACAGTGGGAACACGTCGAGCCGCTGTCGGCGGCGAGCAGCGAGCCGTTCGACCGCGCCGACTGGGCCGACGACGACCGGCTCCTCTTACTGTTCACGTCGGGGACGACCGGCGACCCGAAGGCCGTCACGCTGACCTACGGCAACATCTATTCGAGTGCCGTCGCCAGCGCGTTCCGGCTCGGCATCCTCCCCGAGGACCGCTGGCTCGTTCCGCTGTCGCTCTACCACATGGGCGGGCTTGCACCCCTCTACCGGTCGACGCTCTACGGGTCCACGGTGGTGCTCCGCGGTGAGTTCGAGCCGGGACCGACCGCCGACGACGTCGACAGCTACGACGTGACGGGCGTCTCGCTCGTGCCGACGATGCTCAAGCGGATGCTCGACAGCCGCGGGACGCTCGCGGACTCGCTGCGGTTCGTCCTCCTCGGGGGCGCGCCCGCCCCGGACAGCCTCGTCGAGCGCTGTCGGGACTACCACGTCCCGGTCTGTCCGACCTACGGCATGACCGAGACGGCCTCGCAGATTTCGACCGCCCGCACGCAGGAGGCGGTCGAACAGCTCGGGACCGTCGGCCAACCACTGTTCGGGACCGACGTGACCGTCGTCGACGAGGACGGCGAGCCGGTCGACCAGGGCGAACTCGGCGAGTTCGTCGTCTCGGGACCGACGGTCACGCCGGGCTACTACCACAACCCGGAGGCGACCGAGGCGGCGTTTTCGCAGCTCGGTCTCCACACTGGCGACGTGGGCTACCGCGATGAGGCCGGTCGGCTGTACGTCAGAAACCGGAAGGACGACCGCATCATCACCGGCGGCGAGAACGTCGACCCCGGCGAGGTCGTCGCCGTCCTTCGCGAACATCCCGGTATCGAGGACGCCGCCGTCGTCGGACTGCCCGACGAGGAGTGGGGCGAGAAAGTGGCCGCACTGGTCGTCGCCCGCGACGACGAACTGACGGCCGAGGAGGTGGAGGAGCACTGTCGCGAGCGGCTGGCCGGCTACAAGCTCCCCCGGCTCGTCGACTTCACGGACGAGTTACCCCGGACTGCCTCTGGGACGGTCGAGCGGGCGGCGGTGCGCGAGATTCTGACCGCGCCAGACCGTGTCGACGTCGCCGACGCCGAGGAGACGGCGGCGGGCGACGCCAGCCCGAAGGCGGCGGGCGAGACGGACGAGCGGGAATCGCGAGACGAGACCGCTAGCCGGGACGGCGACGACGACGCTTTGTAG
- a CDS encoding arylsulfotransferase family protein codes for MALSRLRSVLDSRRPLRIAFVLVVLVAVGLLAVSYVTAPPTFPERVERGGTIAEPANGTTVVATQGLGREGWHQAFVGDSPGELVAVAPDGSVAYYDDTYQAYWDVDPVEGTESTVEYVAAEYLSAEQCDAATDCYRNTVLRTNVSTGETREVYGYVVRNEPSIRWHDVDRVDETHLAVADISEDRAFVVDTETGIVEWQWDAQSDLPLDSGGEYPTDWTHINDVEILDDGRFMLSLRNQDRVVFVDPETGVQEDWTLGEEDNYDILYEQHNPDYLPESQGGPAVLVADSHNNRVVEYQRVDGEWEQTWQYGDAVLQWPRDGDRLPNGHTLVTDSNGDRVIEVDESGDVVWKLTVNLPYEAERLGTGDESTGGPSAASADLQSHEAGDGGGGGLSLRAIAYAIVPGEIILGLGFVLPGWMGFREALVVGGLVATLGLWAVLELYWAPWSVSLHKPVRFRRKE; via the coding sequence ATGGCGCTCTCTCGGCTCCGCTCGGTTCTCGACTCGCGTCGCCCCCTCCGTATCGCCTTCGTTCTCGTGGTGCTCGTCGCGGTCGGCCTGCTCGCCGTCTCGTACGTCACCGCGCCGCCGACGTTCCCCGAACGCGTCGAGCGTGGTGGGACAATCGCCGAACCGGCCAACGGCACCACCGTCGTCGCCACGCAGGGTCTCGGCCGCGAGGGCTGGCACCAGGCGTTCGTCGGCGACAGCCCCGGCGAACTCGTCGCCGTCGCCCCCGACGGCTCCGTCGCCTACTACGACGACACCTACCAAGCGTACTGGGACGTCGACCCCGTGGAGGGGACCGAATCGACCGTCGAATACGTCGCCGCCGAGTATCTCTCGGCCGAGCAGTGCGACGCCGCGACCGACTGCTACCGCAATACGGTCCTCCGGACGAACGTCTCGACGGGCGAGACGCGGGAGGTCTACGGCTACGTCGTCCGCAACGAACCCTCCATCCGCTGGCACGACGTCGACCGCGTCGACGAGACGCACCTCGCCGTCGCCGACATCTCCGAGGACCGTGCGTTCGTCGTCGACACCGAGACGGGCATCGTCGAGTGGCAGTGGGACGCTCAGTCGGACCTCCCGCTCGACTCGGGTGGCGAGTATCCGACCGACTGGACCCACATCAACGACGTGGAAATCCTTGACGACGGCCGCTTCATGCTCAGCCTCCGCAATCAGGACCGCGTGGTCTTCGTCGACCCCGAAACAGGTGTTCAAGAGGACTGGACGCTCGGCGAGGAGGACAACTACGACATCCTCTACGAGCAGCACAACCCCGACTACCTCCCCGAATCGCAGGGCGGCCCGGCCGTCCTCGTCGCCGACTCCCACAACAACCGCGTCGTCGAGTACCAGCGCGTCGACGGCGAGTGGGAGCAGACCTGGCAGTACGGCGACGCGGTCCTCCAGTGGCCCCGCGACGGCGACCGCCTGCCGAACGGCCACACGCTCGTCACGGACTCCAACGGCGACCGGGTCATCGAGGTCGACGAGTCCGGCGACGTCGTCTGGAAACTGACCGTCAACCTCCCCTACGAGGCCGAACGCCTCGGCACGGGCGACGAGTCGACCGGCGGCCCGAGCGCGGCCAGCGCGGACCTCCAGTCCCACGAGGCGGGCGACGGCGGCGGTGGCGGCCTGTCGCTTCGCGCCATCGCCTACGCCATCGTCCCCGGCGAGATCATCCTCGGACTCGGCTTCGTCCTGCCGGGCTGGATGGGCTTCCGCGAGGCACTCGTTGTCGGCGGGCTGGTGGCCACGCTCGGCCTGTGGGCCGTGCTCGAACTCTACTGGGCACCGTGGTCCGTGAGCCTCCACAAGCCGGTGCGGTTCCGCCGAAAAGAGTAG
- a CDS encoding thermonuclease family protein, with protein MRRRSFLRTVGVATAATSVLGTGHATRRALAAADRIPAIEFDSTASLLAPDRTPLTDDSHVAVWAEASAFNVDEDGDGDAVSYPDSTPIPLVAVDDAVVGFGAPIAQNDANFVRGNEEFVLNVLDAEAGSGTVAFDTGHDQFYDPSRFEQFIGYTEANGYDVVGTDDLAAELPDASAAIVTSPASAFSQSERSALQAFVADGGALLLFDQSDFRNFDATANLNAIADALDLAFRFNDDQVLDPDNNVGPDFIPLTSNFNTAFPYFADRPGLGFELDAEETYTVDVVSVTDGDTVDVQFDNGREETVRVLGIDTPETPQNRFAERAEEWEGIESYDYLGEAGLSATEFAQGELEDATIDLGFDTNEPVRDAFNRLLGYISYDADGTGERDTLYNRRAVEAGHARLYDSSFAMHDDFFDAELAAREAGRNVWTASDPENSTTIRNDPVDSLFFPNAAAVRTSAGALDPRRAPVSAESSATVEGGSAAHESDEIPLVGIDGHARVAMVGAPLVDESYEEAEGYPVSTADYGNFVFLTHLVDRLSDREGDVLIDGGHGQFGVGYALSAEDAAYYQRYLEGVGVGFEGVNTITRENLDRGRALLVTAPVSAFSDAELEALRAFVADGGAVVLLGGDVPPAARDNLDAVADALCSDLRLDSGRVVDTESNLDDDPDVPVTGNVDDWFRLFGSYDGETTYKRTRGGPGRPGCSAGGKGKNTKN; from the coding sequence ATGCGACGACGCAGCTTCCTCCGAACCGTCGGTGTCGCCACCGCGGCGACCTCGGTACTCGGCACCGGCCACGCCACACGCCGCGCGCTCGCCGCGGCCGACCGCATCCCCGCCATCGAGTTCGACTCCACCGCCAGCCTCCTCGCTCCGGACCGTACCCCGCTCACCGACGACAGCCACGTCGCCGTCTGGGCCGAAGCGAGCGCGTTCAACGTCGACGAGGACGGCGACGGCGACGCCGTCTCCTACCCCGACTCGACGCCGATTCCGCTCGTCGCCGTCGACGACGCGGTCGTCGGCTTCGGCGCGCCCATCGCGCAGAACGACGCGAACTTCGTCCGCGGCAACGAGGAGTTCGTCCTGAACGTGCTGGACGCCGAGGCAGGTAGTGGGACCGTCGCCTTCGACACCGGCCACGACCAGTTCTACGACCCCTCGCGCTTCGAGCAGTTCATCGGCTACACCGAAGCCAACGGCTACGACGTCGTCGGCACCGACGACCTCGCCGCCGAACTGCCGGACGCCTCAGCCGCCATCGTCACCTCACCCGCCTCGGCCTTCTCGCAGTCCGAACGCTCGGCCCTCCAAGCGTTCGTCGCCGACGGCGGCGCGCTGTTGCTCTTCGACCAGTCGGACTTCCGGAACTTCGACGCGACGGCCAATCTCAACGCCATCGCCGACGCGCTCGACCTCGCGTTCCGCTTCAACGACGACCAGGTGCTCGACCCCGACAACAACGTCGGTCCCGACTTCATCCCGCTCACGTCGAACTTCAACACGGCCTTCCCGTACTTCGCCGACCGGCCCGGTCTCGGCTTCGAACTCGACGCCGAGGAGACCTACACGGTCGACGTCGTCTCCGTCACCGACGGCGACACCGTCGACGTGCAGTTCGACAACGGCCGCGAGGAGACGGTTCGCGTCCTCGGCATCGACACGCCCGAGACGCCGCAGAACCGCTTCGCCGAGCGCGCCGAGGAGTGGGAGGGCATCGAGTCCTACGACTATCTCGGCGAGGCCGGGCTCTCGGCGACCGAGTTCGCACAGGGTGAACTCGAAGACGCCACCATCGACCTCGGCTTCGACACCAACGAACCCGTCCGCGACGCGTTCAACCGACTGCTCGGCTACATCAGCTACGACGCCGACGGCACCGGCGAGCGCGACACGCTCTACAACCGCCGCGCCGTCGAAGCGGGTCACGCCCGCCTCTACGATTCGAGTTTCGCGATGCACGACGACTTCTTCGACGCCGAACTCGCCGCCCGCGAGGCCGGACGCAACGTCTGGACCGCGAGCGACCCGGAGAACTCGACGACGATCCGAAACGACCCGGTCGACTCGTTGTTCTTCCCGAACGCGGCGGCCGTCCGCACCAGCGCGGGCGCGCTCGACCCACGACGCGCCCCGGTCTCCGCCGAATCGTCGGCGACGGTCGAGGGTGGGTCGGCCGCACACGAGTCGGACGAGATTCCGCTCGTCGGCATCGACGGCCACGCCCGCGTCGCCATGGTCGGCGCGCCGCTCGTCGACGAGAGCTACGAGGAGGCCGAGGGCTACCCGGTCTCGACGGCCGACTACGGCAACTTCGTCTTCCTGACGCATCTCGTCGACCGACTCTCCGACCGCGAGGGCGACGTGCTCATCGACGGCGGCCACGGCCAGTTCGGCGTCGGCTACGCGCTCTCCGCCGAGGACGCCGCCTACTACCAGCGGTATCTCGAAGGCGTCGGGGTCGGCTTCGAGGGGGTCAACACCATCACCCGCGAGAACCTCGACCGCGGTCGCGCGTTGCTCGTCACCGCGCCCGTCTCGGCGTTCTCCGACGCCGAACTCGAAGCACTGCGGGCGTTCGTCGCCGACGGCGGTGCCGTGGTCCTCCTCGGCGGCGACGTCCCGCCCGCCGCCCGCGACAACCTCGACGCCGTCGCCGACGCGCTCTGTTCGGACCTCCGACTCGACTCGGGCCGCGTCGTCGACACCGAAAGCAATCTCGACGACGACCCGGACGTCCCCGTCACCGGGAACGTCGACGACTGGTTCCGGCTGTTCGGCAGCTACGACGGCGAGACGACCTACAAACGCACCCGCGGCGGTCCGGGGCGGCCGGGCTGTTCGGCTGGCGGCAAAGGCAAGAACACGAAGAACTGA
- the mce gene encoding methylmalonyl-CoA epimerase has protein sequence MQFDHAGIATDDAESLADLFSDLFDAPVAHEERFDGMTVVFLELDDGYFELLEPHDDGAIGRYLDKRGPGIHHLALATDDIQAALATAREYGVELIDEEPRPGAWGHQVAFLHPKSTGGVLVEFVQH, from the coding sequence ATGCAGTTCGACCACGCCGGTATCGCGACCGACGACGCCGAATCGCTCGCCGACCTCTTCTCGGATCTCTTCGACGCGCCCGTCGCCCACGAGGAACGGTTCGACGGCATGACCGTCGTCTTCCTCGAACTCGACGACGGCTACTTCGAACTCTTGGAGCCCCACGATGACGGTGCCATCGGCCGCTATCTCGACAAGCGCGGGCCGGGCATCCACCATCTCGCGCTCGCCACCGACGACATCCAGGCGGCACTCGCGACGGCGCGAGAGTACGGCGTCGAACTCATCGACGAGGAACCTCGGCCGGGCGCGTGGGGACACCAGGTCGCGTTTTTGCATCCCAAGTCGACCGGCGGCGTCCTCGTCGAGTTCGTTCAGCACTGA
- the menD gene encoding 2-succinyl-5-enolpyruvyl-6-hydroxy-3-cyclohexene-1-carboxylic-acid synthase encodes MSAPNRNVLWARTFVDELAEAGVSAVCITPGSRSTPLTTAFDEHDDIHVFSHLDERASAFFALGRARRTGEVTPLVCTSGTAAANFHPAVIEAFQSRVPLLLLTADRPPELRDSGANQTIDQEKLYGDSVRWYKDMPEPEATDRKLRMLRTTATRALSEATGTPSGPVHLNFPFRKPLEPTPVADDVPADLDTEAALGREEGGAYVDTTAGVPELDDDQLRQLAQDLEVERGLIVAGPADAPGVDHEAVAALAHATDFPVVADPLSGLRFGGHTRVTTVLGGYDAYLDEQVTEDWPDPKIVFRFGASPTSKPLRKYLARTDARQLVVDPAGEWREAEYAATDLVVADPSQLAWRLSQIVRAPRDPSWTERWKAAEETHWSAVDSAVDDGETFEGRILADVADVAPEPSTVFVSNSMPVRDIDRFGRPAARNLTVLGNRGASGIDGITSTALGAGSATTDDLTLVTGDIAYYHDLSGLLAVGRCDVDATIVVVNNDGGGIFHMLPIEDYDPPFTGQFKTPHGLDFESTGDLFGMEFARVDVDGFRETYAEAVTTPRTHVIEVETDAESSHRVRESLQEQVVDALSE; translated from the coding sequence ATGAGCGCGCCGAACCGTAACGTCCTGTGGGCCCGCACCTTCGTCGACGAGTTGGCGGAGGCGGGCGTCTCGGCCGTCTGTATCACGCCGGGGAGTCGCTCGACGCCGCTGACGACGGCGTTCGACGAACACGACGACATCCACGTCTTCTCGCATCTCGACGAACGCGCCTCGGCCTTCTTCGCGTTGGGCCGCGCCCGTCGGACGGGCGAGGTGACGCCGCTGGTCTGCACGTCGGGGACGGCCGCGGCGAACTTCCATCCCGCGGTCATCGAGGCGTTCCAGTCGCGCGTCCCGCTCCTACTCCTCACGGCCGACCGGCCGCCGGAGCTTCGGGACTCTGGAGCGAACCAGACAATCGACCAAGAGAAGCTCTACGGCGATTCGGTCAGGTGGTACAAGGATATGCCCGAGCCGGAGGCGACGGACAGAAAGCTGCGGATGCTGCGGACGACGGCCACCCGCGCGCTGTCGGAGGCGACGGGCACGCCCTCGGGACCGGTCCATCTCAACTTCCCGTTCCGCAAGCCGCTGGAGCCGACGCCCGTCGCGGACGACGTCCCCGCGGACCTCGACACCGAGGCCGCCCTCGGCCGCGAGGAGGGTGGCGCGTACGTCGACACCACCGCGGGCGTCCCCGAACTCGACGACGACCAACTCAGGCAACTGGCACAGGACCTCGAAGTCGAACGCGGCCTCATCGTCGCCGGACCCGCCGACGCGCCCGGCGTCGACCACGAGGCCGTCGCCGCTCTCGCGCACGCGACGGACTTCCCCGTCGTCGCCGACCCGCTCTCTGGCCTGCGCTTCGGCGGCCACACCCGCGTGACGACGGTCCTCGGCGGCTACGACGCCTATCTCGACGAGCAGGTGACGGAAGACTGGCCGGACCCCAAAATCGTCTTCCGGTTCGGCGCGTCGCCGACGTCGAAACCCCTCAGAAAGTATCTCGCCCGAACCGACGCCCGACAGCTCGTCGTCGACCCGGCGGGCGAGTGGCGCGAGGCCGAGTACGCCGCGACCGACCTCGTCGTCGCCGACCCCAGCCAACTCGCGTGGCGGCTCTCACAGATCGTCCGCGCCCCCCGCGACCCCTCGTGGACCGAACGCTGGAAAGCAGCCGAGGAGACCCATTGGTCGGCCGTCGACAGCGCGGTCGACGACGGCGAGACTTTCGAGGGGCGGATTCTGGCCGACGTCGCCGACGTCGCGCCCGAACCCTCGACGGTCTTCGTCTCCAACAGTATGCCCGTCCGCGACATAGACCGCTTCGGCCGTCCCGCGGCACGGAACCTAACGGTCCTCGGCAACCGCGGCGCGAGCGGCATCGACGGCATCACGTCGACGGCACTCGGCGCGGGCAGCGCGACGACGGACGACCTGACGCTCGTCACGGGCGACATCGCCTACTACCACGACCTCTCCGGCCTACTGGCGGTCGGCCGCTGCGACGTCGATGCGACTATCGTCGTCGTCAACAACGACGGTGGCGGCATCTTCCATATGCTGCCCATCGAGGACTACGACCCGCCCTTCACGGGCCAGTTCAAGACGCCGCACGGGCTGGACTTCGAGTCGACGGGCGACCTCTTCGGCATGGAATTTGCCCGCGTCGACGTCGACGGCTTCCGCGAGACCTACGCCGAGGCCGTGACGACGCCGAGAACGCACGTCATCGAGGTCGAGACGGACGCCGAGTCGAGCCACCGGGTGCGCGAGTCGCTACAGGAGCAGGTCGTCGACGCGCTGAGCGAGTAA